A single Pseudoxanthomonas sp. DNA region contains:
- a CDS encoding ferredoxin reductase has protein sequence MNAQIRPTPRRPGPLKRLIRPLVKPDIFDFWATRFHRTWTWERPLARLVAREPASADAVTLLFKPNRHWAGHRAGQHVNLGVEVDGVRLTRSYSLTAPPRADGLLPVTVKAIEGGKVSRHLCRDARIGDIVDLGQAFGEMTLPASPGGAFLLLAAGSGITPLMALVRELAGQGMPADLTLLYWVRRREEACFLDELRMLAARHPRFHFRLLLTRDAAAAPDEAEGRIDDALLAPHAGDLSAQQVMACGPGGFVEAARGLVASRVAAFRAEAFTAPPVTVVDEGEVDIRLQRSGRTLRVPRGESLLVALEQHGFKPPSGCRMGICNTCACGKSAGSARHLPSGELIHEPTQALKLCIHSAATDLELDL, from the coding sequence ATGAATGCTCAGATCCGTCCGACCCCCCGCCGGCCCGGTCCCCTGAAACGCCTGATCCGGCCGCTCGTGAAGCCGGACATCTTCGATTTCTGGGCCACCCGCTTCCATCGCACTTGGACCTGGGAGCGGCCGCTGGCGCGGCTGGTCGCGCGCGAACCGGCCTCGGCCGATGCCGTGACCCTGCTGTTCAAGCCCAATCGCCACTGGGCCGGCCATCGCGCCGGCCAGCACGTGAACCTGGGCGTCGAGGTCGACGGCGTGCGCCTGACCCGCAGCTACAGCCTGACCGCGCCGCCGCGCGCGGACGGCCTGCTGCCGGTGACCGTCAAGGCGATCGAAGGCGGCAAGGTCAGTCGGCACCTGTGCCGGGACGCCCGCATCGGCGACATCGTCGACCTGGGCCAAGCCTTCGGCGAGATGACGCTACCGGCATCGCCCGGGGGTGCCTTCCTGCTGCTGGCCGCCGGCAGCGGCATCACCCCGCTGATGGCGCTGGTACGCGAACTGGCCGGGCAGGGCATGCCGGCCGACCTCACGCTGCTGTACTGGGTGCGCCGCCGCGAGGAAGCCTGCTTCCTCGACGAGTTGCGCATGCTGGCGGCCCGCCATCCACGCTTCCACTTCCGGCTGCTGCTGACCCGTGACGCTGCCGCGGCCCCGGATGAAGCCGAAGGCCGCATCGACGATGCCCTGCTCGCCCCACATGCGGGCGACCTGTCGGCGCAGCAGGTGATGGCGTGCGGCCCCGGCGGGTTCGTCGAAGCCGCCCGCGGGCTGGTGGCTTCGCGGGTCGCCGCGTTCCGGGCGGAAGCGTTCACCGCGCCGCCGGTCACCGTGGTCGACGAGGGCGAGGTCGACATCCGCCTGCAACGCAGCGGTCGCACGCTGCGCGTGCCGCGCGGCGAATCGCTGCTGGTTGCCCTGGAGCAGCACGGCTTCAAGCCGCCGAGCGGCTGCCGCATGGGCATCTGCAACACCTGCGCCTGCGGCAAGTCCGCCGGCAGCGCCCGCCACCTGCCCAGTGGCGAACTGATCCACGAACCCACCCAGGCGCTGAAGCTGTGCATCCACAGCGCCGCCACCGACCTCGAGCTGGACCTCTGA
- the fabR gene encoding HTH-type transcriptional repressor FabR → MPNPQPQLQDDHGPGRKASISREDLMAAALKLVGPHRSVSSLSLREVAREAGIAPNSFYRQFRDMDELAVALIDLAGRSLRKIIGEARHRATSSDRSVVRGSVEAFMEQLRADDKLLHVLLREGNVGSDAFKHAVERELQFFEEELCIDLIRLAARDNAPLYEPALVSKAITRLVFAMGATAMDLPPEKDPELIEQLSEMVRLIITGSRALSRGGAR, encoded by the coding sequence ATCCCCAACCCGCAACCGCAGCTCCAGGACGACCACGGCCCCGGCCGCAAGGCGTCCATTTCGCGCGAAGACCTGATGGCGGCCGCCCTGAAACTGGTCGGCCCGCACCGCAGCGTTTCCTCCCTGAGCCTGCGCGAGGTCGCCCGCGAGGCCGGCATCGCGCCGAACAGCTTCTACCGCCAGTTCCGCGACATGGACGAACTGGCGGTGGCGCTGATCGATCTGGCCGGCCGTTCGCTGCGCAAGATCATCGGTGAGGCGCGCCACCGTGCCACCAGCAGCGACCGCAGCGTGGTGCGCGGATCGGTGGAAGCGTTCATGGAACAGCTGCGCGCCGACGACAAGCTGCTGCACGTGCTGTTGCGCGAAGGCAATGTCGGCTCGGACGCCTTCAAGCACGCGGTGGAACGCGAACTGCAGTTCTTCGAGGAAGAGCTGTGCATCGACCTGATCCGGCTGGCCGCGCGCGACAACGCGCCGCTGTACGAGCCCGCACTGGTCTCCAAGGCGATCACCCGCCTGGTCTTCGCCATGGGCGCCACCGCGATGGACCTGCCGCCGGAAAAGGATCCGGAACTGATCGAGCAGCTGTCGGAAATGGTCCGCCTGATCATCACCGGTTCCCGTGCGCTGTCGCGCGGCGGAGCCCGCTGA
- a CDS encoding LysR substrate-binding domain-containing protein — protein MDRLEAMQAFVRVVETGSFTKAADTLQASRTRVTQLVQQLETHLRVKLLHRTTRKVNVTADGAAYYERVVRLLADLDDAETSLSAASASPRGRLRVDVPGPLASLVLVPALPAFHARYPEIQLDLGASDRKVDLIDENVDCVVRGGELTDPSLRARHVGDLLLGIYAAPAYLARVGTPAHPQALEDDPHRIVGYRGARSGALPAYAMQRGDEQLRVQGRHVLSVDDGNAYLAAGLAGLGVLWLPQYMAHAPVERGELVPLFEDWHLAPMPMYLAFPPSRHVSRKLRVFIDWIVDLLAQHAPAIQPPRSREDRPT, from the coding sequence ATGGACCGCCTCGAGGCGATGCAGGCCTTCGTCCGCGTGGTCGAGACCGGCAGTTTCACCAAGGCGGCCGACACGCTGCAGGCCAGCCGCACGCGGGTGACGCAGCTGGTGCAGCAGTTGGAAACGCACCTGCGGGTGAAGCTGCTCCACCGCACCACGCGCAAGGTCAACGTCACCGCCGACGGTGCCGCGTACTACGAGCGCGTCGTGCGCCTGCTGGCCGACCTGGACGATGCCGAGACCAGCCTGTCGGCGGCCTCGGCATCTCCGCGCGGTCGCCTGCGCGTGGACGTGCCCGGGCCGCTGGCCAGCCTGGTGCTGGTGCCGGCGCTGCCCGCGTTCCATGCGCGCTATCCGGAGATCCAGCTGGACCTGGGCGCCAGCGATCGCAAGGTGGACCTGATCGACGAGAACGTGGACTGCGTGGTGCGCGGCGGCGAACTCACCGATCCCTCGCTGCGCGCGCGGCATGTCGGCGACCTGTTGCTCGGGATCTACGCCGCACCCGCCTACCTGGCCCGGGTCGGCACGCCCGCGCATCCGCAGGCACTGGAAGACGATCCGCACCGCATCGTCGGCTATCGCGGCGCGCGTAGCGGCGCCCTGCCGGCGTACGCGATGCAGCGTGGCGACGAACAGCTGCGCGTGCAGGGCCGGCATGTGCTGTCGGTGGACGATGGCAACGCCTATCTCGCCGCCGGCCTGGCGGGCCTGGGCGTGCTGTGGTTGCCGCAGTACATGGCGCACGCGCCCGTCGAACGCGGCGAACTGGTGCCGCTGTTCGAGGACTGGCACCTGGCACCGATGCCGATGTACCTGGCCTTCCCGCCCAGCCGCCATGTCAGCCGCAAGCTGCGCGTGTTCATCGACTGGATCGTGGACCTGTTGGCGCAGCACGCACCGGCGATCCAGCCACCACGATCACGGGAAGATCGGCCGACATGA
- a CDS encoding nitronate monooxygenase, translated as MTTLASLFGTELPLIQAPMAGVQDEALAIAVTAAGGLGSMPCAMLSSAQLDTALQVFATLPQPVNLNFFCHAMAEPEVADQQRWREALAPYYAEYGIAPPAPSTAGARRPLDAATVDLLEAYRPRIVSFHFGLPDPALLARIKGWGATVLSSATTQDEALWLQRHGVDAVIAQGTEAGGHRGHFLSDDLARQPDTRTLVASLSKALTVPVIAAGGIGDRADVQALVAAGASAVQAGTAYLLCPEATTSPVHRAALRAPGREAAITNLFSGRPARGLVNRLMRELGPLSSLPPAFPWASQALAPLRATAEARGVDDFSPLWSGARPGTLAGRDAAQVTRLLMGVD; from the coding sequence ATGACCACCCTCGCCTCGCTGTTCGGCACCGAACTGCCGCTGATCCAGGCGCCGATGGCCGGTGTGCAGGACGAAGCGCTGGCCATCGCCGTCACCGCTGCCGGCGGCCTCGGTTCGATGCCCTGCGCGATGCTGTCGTCGGCGCAACTGGACACCGCGCTGCAGGTATTCGCGACGCTGCCACAGCCGGTCAACCTCAACTTCTTCTGCCACGCGATGGCCGAACCGGAGGTGGCCGACCAGCAGCGCTGGCGCGAGGCGCTGGCCCCGTACTACGCCGAGTACGGCATCGCGCCGCCCGCGCCTTCCACGGCCGGCGCGCGGCGCCCGCTCGATGCGGCCACCGTCGATCTGCTGGAGGCCTACCGCCCGCGCATCGTCAGCTTCCACTTCGGCCTGCCCGACCCCGCGCTGCTGGCGCGCATCAAGGGCTGGGGCGCCACGGTGCTGTCGTCGGCGACGACGCAGGACGAGGCGCTGTGGCTGCAACGCCATGGCGTGGATGCGGTGATCGCGCAGGGCACCGAGGCCGGAGGCCACCGCGGGCATTTCCTGTCCGACGATCTGGCCCGGCAACCCGACACGCGCACGCTGGTGGCGTCGCTGTCGAAGGCGCTGACGGTGCCGGTGATCGCCGCCGGCGGGATCGGCGACCGCGCCGACGTGCAGGCCTTGGTGGCGGCAGGCGCCAGCGCGGTGCAGGCCGGCACCGCCTACCTGCTGTGCCCGGAGGCCACCACCTCGCCCGTGCATCGCGCCGCCTTGCGCGCGCCGGGGCGCGAGGCGGCAATCACGAACCTGTTCAGCGGCCGCCCTGCCCGGGGCCTGGTCAACCGCCTGATGCGCGAACTCGGACCGCTGTCGTCCTTGCCGCCCGCCTTCCCGTGGGCCTCGCAGGCGCTGGCGCCGCTGCGCGCCACCGCCGAGGCGCGGGGCGTGGACGATTTCTCGCCACTGTGGTCCGGCGCTCGCCCGGGCACCCTGGCAGGACGCGATGCCGCGCAGGTCACGCGCCTGCTGATGGGCGTGGACTGA
- a CDS encoding acyl-CoA desaturase produces MGSSRNRTLTAAELDRFGEELDALRARTVATLGQRDARYIRNVVKAVRYTNLGGRALLFAAAIAGGLWLADSAVGWLFWVLWALGALSLGLGKILENMELGHNVIHGQYDWLGDPQLNGKTYDWDIVGTADNWRHTHNFRHHTYTNVRGLDDDIGYGLLRIFPEQKWRPFYLLQPAIAVVFALLFQWGIAIQDLKLGRWWSGKMSARQLRQKSAPVVRKMGKQLAKDYVIYPALAGPFFLPVLLGNMVANGLRNVWTYVIIFCGHFTAHAETFPKECIKNESRGHWYLRQLRGSSNLRGGFLINVLSGNLSHQIEHHFFPDVPANRYAEMAREVRAICARYGQHYNTGTLLTQFGQVCWRIVRHAFPSRPRRLPVMADAAA; encoded by the coding sequence ATGGGCTCTTCACGCAACCGCACACTCACCGCAGCCGAACTCGACCGCTTCGGCGAGGAACTGGACGCGTTGCGCGCGCGCACCGTGGCGACCCTCGGCCAGCGCGATGCGCGCTACATCCGCAACGTGGTCAAGGCGGTGCGCTACACCAACCTGGGCGGGCGCGCGCTGCTGTTCGCCGCGGCGATCGCCGGCGGCCTGTGGCTGGCCGACAGCGCGGTGGGCTGGCTGTTCTGGGTGCTGTGGGCGCTGGGCGCGCTGTCGCTGGGCCTGGGCAAGATCCTGGAGAACATGGAGCTGGGCCACAACGTCATCCATGGCCAGTACGACTGGCTGGGAGATCCGCAGCTCAACGGCAAGACCTACGACTGGGACATCGTCGGCACCGCCGACAACTGGCGGCACACCCACAATTTCCGCCACCACACCTACACCAACGTGCGCGGCCTGGACGACGACATCGGCTACGGCCTGCTGCGCATCTTCCCCGAGCAGAAGTGGCGTCCGTTCTACCTGCTGCAGCCGGCCATCGCGGTCGTGTTCGCGCTGCTGTTCCAGTGGGGCATCGCCATCCAGGATCTGAAGCTGGGCCGCTGGTGGAGCGGCAAGATGTCCGCCAGGCAGCTGCGCCAGAAGTCCGCGCCCGTGGTGCGCAAGATGGGCAAGCAGCTGGCGAAGGACTACGTGATCTACCCCGCGCTGGCCGGTCCGTTCTTCCTGCCGGTGCTGCTGGGCAACATGGTGGCCAACGGCCTGCGCAACGTGTGGACGTACGTGATCATCTTCTGCGGGCACTTCACCGCCCATGCGGAAACCTTCCCGAAGGAATGCATCAAGAACGAATCGCGCGGCCACTGGTACCTGCGCCAGCTGCGCGGCTCGTCCAATCTGCGCGGCGGATTCCTGATCAACGTGCTGTCGGGCAACCTGAGCCACCAGATCGAGCACCACTTCTTCCCCGACGTGCCGGCCAACCGCTACGCCGAAATGGCCAGGGAAGTACGCGCCATCTGCGCGCGCTATGGCCAGCACTACAACACCGGCACGCTGCTGACCCAGTTCGGCCAGGTGTGCTGGCGGATCGTGCGGCACGCCTTCCCCAGCCGGCCGCGCCGGCTGCCGGTGATGGCCGACGCCGCCGCGTAA
- a CDS encoding transcription initiation protein: MKYLISFPSAAMRVSGLALDAAGRDSRAVIAAAKVAGVYVFGGGIDESVPPVRVSGDGQVAEGGYPWAPPLDGGFCVLELPTRAEAIAWAARIAEACCDQELRVFMFDPAS; this comes from the coding sequence ATGAAATACCTGATCTCCTTCCCCAGTGCCGCCATGCGGGTCTCGGGGCTCGCGCTGGACGCGGCCGGTCGCGATTCCCGCGCGGTGATCGCGGCGGCGAAGGTCGCGGGCGTGTACGTCTTCGGCGGCGGCATCGACGAGAGTGTGCCGCCGGTGCGGGTGTCGGGCGACGGACAGGTGGCCGAAGGCGGGTATCCATGGGCGCCGCCACTCGATGGCGGGTTCTGCGTGCTCGAGCTGCCGACACGCGCCGAGGCCATCGCCTGGGCGGCCCGCATCGCTGAGGCGTGCTGCGATCAGGAGTTGCGGGTCTTCATGTTCGATCCGGCATCGTGA
- a CDS encoding aspartate/glutamate racemase family protein, producing the protein MKTIGLIGGMSWESTLPYYRLVNEGIKARLGGLHSARVVLYSVDFHEIEQLQREGDWDAAGECLADAARRVQAAGADLLVLCTNTMHKVAPLIEAAVSIPLLHIADATGAAITAAGHRTVGLLGTRFTMEQDFYRQRLQQAHGLQVIVPDADDRTVVHDVIYDELCRGIIRDEAREAYRRIMDELVVRGADAIILGCTEIGLLVGPQDARVPLFDTTALHASAAVEAALAE; encoded by the coding sequence ATGAAGACGATCGGCCTGATCGGCGGGATGAGCTGGGAATCGACGTTGCCCTACTACCGCCTGGTCAACGAGGGCATCAAGGCGCGGCTCGGCGGCCTGCATTCGGCGCGCGTGGTGCTGTACAGCGTGGACTTCCACGAGATCGAGCAGCTGCAGCGCGAGGGCGACTGGGACGCCGCCGGCGAGTGCCTGGCGGATGCGGCGCGCCGCGTGCAGGCGGCCGGTGCCGACCTGCTGGTGCTGTGCACCAACACCATGCACAAGGTGGCGCCGCTGATCGAAGCCGCGGTATCGATTCCGCTGCTGCACATCGCCGATGCCACCGGCGCGGCGATCACCGCCGCAGGACATCGCACCGTCGGCCTGCTGGGCACCCGCTTCACCATGGAGCAGGACTTCTACCGCCAGCGCCTGCAGCAGGCGCATGGCCTGCAGGTGATCGTGCCGGACGCGGACGACCGTACCGTGGTGCACGACGTGATCTATGACGAACTGTGCCGGGGCATCATCCGCGACGAAGCGCGCGAGGCCTACCGCCGCATCATGGATGAGCTGGTGGTCCGCGGCGCGGATGCCATCATCCTCGGCTGCACCGAGATCGGCCTGCTGGTGGGGCCACAGGACGCGCGCGTGCCGCTGTTCGATACCACTGCCCTGCACGCCAGCGCCGCGGTGGAGGCGGCACTGGCGGAGTGA
- a CDS encoding methylamine utilization protein: MLLALALASGAHAAEVRLAVGSPGGPVAEAVVSLHGATPVVTRTATARMDQQHSAFVPGVLPVQAGTVVAFPNRDNIQHHVYSFSQPRQFEIPLYSGNKAAPIRFDRPGVVVVGCNIHDWMIGHIVVLDTPYFGKTAADGHLTLDVPPGRYTLRVWHVRGSGAPLERTLVVPAAGTSATLQVALAPTKDDVRGNDRLRALQQKFRQLKDPSP; the protein is encoded by the coding sequence ATGCTGCTGGCCTTGGCCCTGGCATCGGGCGCGCACGCGGCCGAGGTGCGCCTGGCGGTGGGCAGCCCCGGTGGCCCGGTCGCCGAGGCCGTGGTCAGCCTGCATGGCGCGACGCCGGTGGTGACCCGCACGGCCACCGCACGCATGGACCAGCAGCACTCGGCCTTCGTGCCCGGCGTGCTGCCGGTGCAGGCCGGCACGGTGGTGGCGTTCCCCAACCGCGACAACATCCAGCATCACGTCTATTCGTTCTCGCAGCCACGGCAGTTCGAGATTCCGCTGTACTCGGGCAACAAGGCCGCGCCGATCCGCTTCGACCGGCCCGGCGTGGTGGTGGTGGGCTGCAACATCCACGACTGGATGATCGGCCACATCGTGGTGCTCGACACGCCCTACTTCGGCAAGACCGCCGCTGACGGCCATCTGACCCTGGACGTGCCGCCCGGCCGCTACACGCTACGCGTGTGGCATGTACGCGGCAGCGGTGCGCCGCTGGAGCGCACGCTGGTGGTGCCGGCGGCGGGCACCTCCGCGACGCTGCAGGTGGCGCTGGCGCCTACCAAGGACGACGTGCGCGGCAACGACCGGCTGCGCGCGCTGCAGCAGAAGTTCCGCCAGCTGAAGGACCCGTCGCCTTGA
- a CDS encoding YciI family protein, translating into MKYLGLAYFTPEKFAAMRPEAVEALVSQCPALDKRMRATGKVRMAASLGDQDGWKTLRPRNGSTQVSDGPYTEAKEVVGGLFVIDADSPEEAVRIASLHPAATLGEEGGWAVELIPMEFHVEG; encoded by the coding sequence ATGAAATACCTCGGCCTGGCCTATTTCACCCCCGAGAAGTTCGCGGCCATGCGGCCGGAAGCGGTCGAGGCGCTGGTCAGCCAGTGCCCCGCACTGGACAAGCGGATGCGCGCCACCGGCAAGGTGCGGATGGCCGCCTCGCTGGGCGACCAGGACGGCTGGAAGACGCTGCGTCCACGCAACGGCAGCACCCAAGTCAGCGACGGCCCCTACACCGAGGCGAAGGAAGTGGTGGGCGGTCTGTTCGTCATCGATGCGGACAGCCCCGAGGAGGCGGTGCGGATCGCCTCGCTGCATCCGGCCGCCACGCTGGGCGAAGAGGGAGGCTGGGCCGTTGAGCTGATTCCGATGGAGTTCCATGTCGAGGGATGA
- a CDS encoding response regulator encodes MTHLNILYVDDDDTHRAMVAEAIAVAGHTVTQAGTATAALDLLRQGRYDCVVTDYWMPDITGAAVAQEARALHPWATVCVVSGHDKHDMVGLPPGTLLMTKPFSVPLLLDVLTPR; translated from the coding sequence ATGACCCATCTGAACATCCTCTACGTCGACGACGACGACACCCATCGCGCCATGGTGGCGGAGGCCATCGCGGTGGCCGGACATACGGTGACCCAGGCCGGCACTGCTACCGCAGCGCTCGACCTGCTGCGGCAGGGACGCTACGACTGCGTCGTGACCGACTACTGGATGCCCGACATCACCGGCGCTGCGGTCGCGCAGGAGGCGCGCGCGCTGCACCCGTGGGCGACGGTGTGCGTGGTGTCGGGGCACGACAAGCACGACATGGTCGGCCTGCCGCCCGGCACCCTGCTGATGACGAAGCCGTTCAGCGTGCCGCTGCTGCTGGATGTGCTGACGCCGCGGTAG
- a CDS encoding L,D-transpeptidase family protein yields MTAWRWTLMVLATFGLSLHAREPARWPPPLLPAAQQADAIHVHKAQRRLDLLRAGRVIATYRIVLGSAPVGHKRQQGDRRTPEGDYRITYRNDRSRFHLSLRISYPNDADRRQAVARRVDPGGDIMIHGATPPGSQVDWTEGCIAVTDAEMEAIWQRVPVGTPIRITP; encoded by the coding sequence ATGACGGCATGGCGCTGGACGCTGATGGTGCTCGCGACCTTCGGCCTGTCGTTGCACGCGCGGGAACCGGCGCGATGGCCGCCGCCGTTGCTGCCCGCTGCCCAGCAGGCGGACGCGATCCACGTCCACAAGGCGCAGCGTCGCCTGGACCTGCTGCGTGCAGGCCGCGTCATCGCGACCTATCGCATCGTGCTGGGCAGCGCGCCGGTGGGGCACAAGCGGCAGCAGGGCGACCGGCGCACGCCGGAGGGCGACTACCGCATCACCTACCGCAATGACCGCAGCCGCTTCCACCTGTCGCTGCGCATTTCCTACCCGAACGACGCTGACCGGCGGCAGGCGGTGGCGCGTCGCGTCGATCCCGGCGGCGACATCATGATCCACGGCGCGACGCCACCCGGTTCGCAGGTGGATTGGACCGAAGGCTGCATCGCGGTGACGGATGCGGAGATGGAGGCCATCTGGCAACGTGTGCCGGTGGGCACGCCGATCCGCATCACGCCCTGA
- a CDS encoding HIT family protein yields the protein MIQLPTREPCDLCVAARDEPWKIIDEGEHTLTVINPWQFEAGQCCVITRRHVATLLDLSAPECAAILVAAKRVAEALVGAYRPLGILTFQNNGVYSGQETPHFHFHVVPRQPGSDWGIGPPQLATFDGAGRPRGTAHDPANDAARMARVRVSAEVLAERVERIRAHLPP from the coding sequence ATGATCCAGCTTCCGACACGGGAGCCCTGCGATCTCTGCGTGGCGGCGCGCGACGAACCGTGGAAGATCATCGACGAGGGCGAGCACACGCTGACGGTGATCAACCCGTGGCAGTTCGAGGCCGGCCAGTGCTGCGTCATCACGCGCCGGCACGTCGCCACGCTGCTCGATCTTTCCGCGCCGGAGTGCGCGGCCATCCTGGTGGCGGCCAAGCGCGTGGCCGAAGCCCTCGTCGGCGCCTATCGGCCGCTGGGCATCCTCACGTTCCAGAACAACGGCGTGTACAGCGGTCAGGAAACGCCGCACTTCCATTTCCATGTCGTGCCCCGCCAGCCGGGCAGCGACTGGGGCATCGGGCCGCCGCAACTGGCCACCTTCGATGGTGCCGGACGACCGCGCGGCACCGCGCACGATCCTGCCAACGATGCGGCACGCATGGCGCGCGTCCGCGTGTCGGCCGAGGTGCTTGCCGAACGCGTGGAGAGGATCCGCGCGCATCTGCCGCCGTAG
- a CDS encoding acyl-CoA dehydrogenase family protein translates to MMDDLAPFDTHRVDNQPPPFEPRDLWADDVAMREAVARAGGEAFAVRLAGYGALAGDELYRLGFDANRDRPRLRTHDCTGQRIDTVEFHPAYHRLLAVAKTHGVAGLSWHEPVPGAHVARAALSYLHHQAEAGTSCPLTMTHAAVPVLQREPGLHDWAMKAAAPHYDPRDVPIADKAGITLGMGMTEKQGGSDVRTNATTATPADDGTYALVGHKWFFSAPMCDGFLVLAQAPRGLTCFLMPRRLDDGRKNAFRLMRLKDKLGDWANASSEVEFTGARAWRVGDEGRGVATIIEMVMLTRLDCMLGSAAGMRMALAQAVHHARHRVAFGRPLVEHALMRNVLGDLALESEAATAFAVRVAGAVDAARRDLDEAAFARVATAVGKYWICKRAPAFVNEAQECLGGAGYVEESILPRLYRQAPLNSIWEGSGNIQCLDVLRALSREAGAREAIAAELASAAGRDTVYDTFVDRLHGDLSSATEVGARLIVERVALALQAAVLLRAGSPAAALFVRSRLGGAHGLAFGTLPDDADTGVLLARALPA, encoded by the coding sequence ATGATGGACGACCTTGCTCCGTTCGATACGCATCGCGTGGACAACCAGCCGCCGCCGTTCGAGCCGCGCGACCTGTGGGCGGACGACGTGGCGATGCGCGAGGCCGTGGCACGCGCAGGGGGCGAGGCGTTCGCCGTCCGGCTCGCCGGTTACGGTGCGTTGGCGGGCGATGAACTGTATCGGCTCGGCTTCGACGCCAACCGCGACCGTCCGCGCCTGCGCACGCACGACTGCACCGGGCAGCGCATCGACACCGTCGAATTCCATCCGGCTTACCACCGGTTGCTGGCAGTGGCGAAGACGCACGGCGTTGCCGGGCTGTCGTGGCACGAGCCGGTCCCGGGTGCGCATGTCGCGCGTGCGGCGCTGAGCTACCTGCATCACCAGGCCGAAGCGGGCACCAGCTGTCCGCTGACCATGACGCACGCCGCCGTGCCGGTCCTGCAGCGCGAACCGGGCCTGCACGACTGGGCGATGAAGGCCGCCGCACCGCACTACGATCCCCGCGACGTGCCCATCGCCGACAAGGCCGGCATCACGCTGGGCATGGGCATGACCGAGAAGCAGGGCGGTTCGGACGTGCGGACGAACGCCACCACCGCCACGCCTGCCGACGACGGTACCTATGCGCTGGTGGGGCACAAGTGGTTCTTCTCCGCGCCGATGTGCGATGGCTTCCTGGTGCTGGCGCAGGCGCCCCGTGGGCTGACCTGTTTCCTCATGCCGCGTCGCCTGGACGACGGCCGGAAGAACGCGTTCCGCCTGATGCGGCTCAAGGACAAGCTGGGCGACTGGGCGAACGCCTCCAGCGAAGTCGAGTTCACCGGTGCGCGTGCCTGGCGTGTCGGCGATGAAGGTCGCGGCGTGGCGACCATTATCGAAATGGTGATGCTGACGCGGCTGGACTGCATGTTGGGCTCCGCCGCCGGGATGCGGATGGCCCTGGCGCAGGCCGTGCACCACGCGCGTCATCGCGTCGCGTTCGGCAGGCCGCTGGTCGAGCACGCATTGATGCGCAACGTACTGGGGGACCTGGCGCTGGAATCGGAGGCCGCCACCGCCTTCGCCGTGCGGGTGGCGGGCGCGGTCGACGCGGCGCGGCGGGATCTGGACGAAGCGGCCTTCGCCCGCGTCGCCACGGCGGTGGGCAAGTACTGGATCTGCAAGCGAGCGCCCGCGTTCGTCAACGAAGCGCAGGAATGCCTGGGCGGGGCGGGGTACGTGGAGGAATCGATCCTGCCGCGGCTGTACCGGCAGGCGCCGCTCAATTCGATCTGGGAAGGCAGCGGCAACATCCAGTGCCTCGATGTGCTGCGGGCGTTGTCGCGCGAGGCCGGCGCGCGCGAAGCGATCGCTGCCGAGCTGGCGTCGGCTGCCGGCAGGGACACGGTCTATGACACCTTCGTCGATCGCCTGCACGGCGACCTCTCGTCCGCCACCGAGGTCGGCGCGCGCCTGATAGTGGAGCGGGTGGCGTTGGCGTTGCAGGCGGCCGTGCTGCTGCGTGCCGGCAGTCCTGCAGCGGCGCTGTTCGTGCGCAGCCGGCTGGGCGGTGCGCATGGGCTCGCATTCGGCACCTTGCCCGACGATGCGGACACCGGTGTGCTCCTGGCCCGGGCGCTGCCGGCATGA
- a CDS encoding RidA family protein, whose protein sequence is MNTRDVVFPAGRHALYEQHRYSPAVRADGFLFVSGQVGSREDGTPEPDFEAQVRRAFANLQATLQAAGCGLDDIVDVTTFHTDPERQFDTVLAVKDEIFPQAPYPTWTALGVNWLAGFDFEIKVIARLPR, encoded by the coding sequence ATGAACACCCGTGACGTCGTCTTTCCCGCAGGCCGCCATGCCCTGTACGAGCAGCACCGCTATTCCCCGGCCGTGCGCGCCGATGGTTTCCTGTTCGTGTCCGGACAGGTGGGCAGCCGCGAGGACGGCACGCCCGAGCCGGACTTTGAAGCGCAGGTGCGGCGGGCCTTCGCCAACCTGCAGGCCACCCTGCAGGCCGCGGGCTGCGGGCTGGACGACATCGTCGACGTGACCACCTTCCACACCGATCCGGAGCGCCAGTTCGACACCGTGCTGGCGGTCAAGGACGAGATCTTTCCGCAGGCGCCGTATCCCACCTGGACCGCACTCGGCGTGAACTGGCTGGCCGGCTTCGATTTCGAGATCAAGGTCATCGCCCGCCTGCCGCGCTGA